The nucleotide sequence GCGCTGCGGGGAAATCCTGGCGATCGTAGAAAGAGATCCGGCCCAGGATATGGTGATAGGCGGCGTTGAGAGGATCGAGGCGCGCCGCCAGCGCCACGCGCTCCGGGCGCAGCGAGCCGGCCAGCACCTTCGCCGCGTAATCGCCCGCGACCCAGGCCACGAAGAGCGCGATCACGGCGATCCCGGCCGCCAGGAACCGTGTGCGGTGCGAGGCCGACTCCAACGGCCACCGCAGTACCTTATCGGAGGTATCGGCCGCGTTTTCTCGGGGTCGCGAATTCGTCGCCGGGGAAGACACGCTCAGTTGCGCGGATTTTCTTCGTAGTATTGCCCGCCGTACTTGGTGCCGTAGTAGTAGTAGTGGAGGTCGGGGGACTGCAGATCCACCGCGTTGACGACCACGCCCATGATCCTGGCGTTCACCTGGGTCAGGATGTCACGCGCGCGGCGCAGCGCCTCCTTGGTGGTCTGGCCGGAGCGGATCACCAGGATCACCGAGTCCACGTCCACCGAAAGCAGCACGGCGTCGGTGACGCTGAGAGCGGGCGGCGTGTCGATGATGATGTGCTCGAATTTCTCCCGCCACTGCATCAGGTAATTCTTCATCAGCTCGGAGCCGAGCAGTTCGGCCGGGTGCGGCGGAGGGGGGCCCGCCGGCAAGACGAATAGGTTGGGCAACTGCGGCGAGGGGATGACCAGATTCTCGAAGGTGTCGCTGCCCGCCAGCAGGGTGCTCAGGCCGGCGCGCGGTTTCAGGCCCATCTTTTGGTGGATCCCCGGGCGGCGCAGGTCGGCGTCCACCAGGAGGACGCGAGCGCCCTTCTGCGCCAGTACGATGGCGGTATTGATGCTGGTGGTGGTCTTGCCTTCCTGAGGCAGCGCGCTAGTGACCAGGATTACCTTAGGCGGAGCGCCCAGCGAGGAAAGCAGGATGGAGGTGCGCAGCGCGCGGTAGGCCTCGGCGATCTCGGACTTGGGGCGCGAATGCGAAACCAGTTCGATGCCATCGCCGCGTCCGGCAGCCGCCGCCAGCGCCAGGTTGGGGCGGCCGTTGCCCGCCTTCGGAGCCAGCCGCAGGCTCATGGGAATGATGCCCAAGGAGGGCAGAGCCGCGACCTGCGCCACTTGTTCCGGAGTGCGTATGGTGTTGTCGAGCGCTTCCAGGAGATACGCCAGGCCGATGCCGCCGGTCAGGCCCAGCATCAGCGCCAGCGCGATGTTGCGCGGGATGTCTGGCTTGGACGGCGATCTGGGTACCTCCGCCCGATCCACGATGCGGATGTTGCCCGACTTCAGTCCGGCGGCCACGCCGGCTTCCTTCAGTTTCTGCAGAAGACCTTCGTAGAGCTGGCGGTTCGTGTCCACGTCCCGCTTGAGCAGGTTGTACTGGATGGCGCGCTCGTTGAGCTTGTTGGCTTCCTGCTTCTGGCGGTCGAGCGCCACTTGCAGCAATTGCTCGCGCCGCACCGCGGTCTGATAGTCGCGCTGCAGCCGGGAACCTATCTTGGTGTTCTCCTGCTGGATCGAGACTTGCACCTGCGCCAATTGGTTGCTCACCTCCCGGACTTTCGGGTACGAGGGACCGAACTGGGTCATGAGCTGCGCCAGCTGGGTCTTCAGG is from Terriglobia bacterium and encodes:
- a CDS encoding polysaccharide biosynthesis tyrosine autokinase, translated to MDSGKLVPTKPGGELDRYDHGEQASFPRYGPLDPSEPSLGDYWRILVKRRWTVITTLLVVLTLGIIITFRTTPMYEAVGRIAVFRENTEILNFKDIGSSSSEDWDYTVGLETQVKILQSDSLANLVARNVLSQTRNSSGRQESNGTIALGGLRPTDPAAERTLANEIKANMKISTIPSTRLIEVRFLSPDPGRAAQVVNALASTFIEENFKTRYESIMQASDWLQRQLADLQMKVETSQEKLVQYQKQNEILGIDEKQNIITQKLDELNKELTIAQGDRIQKEAAYKQAQNGSYEIASAGQQFGVMDKLRSQEADLKTQLAQLMTQFGPSYPKVREVSNQLAQVQVSIQQENTKIGSRLQRDYQTAVRREQLLQVALDRQKQEANKLNERAIQYNLLKRDVDTNRQLYEGLLQKLKEAGVAAGLKSGNIRIVDRAEVPRSPSKPDIPRNIALALMLGLTGGIGLAYLLEALDNTIRTPEQVAQVAALPSLGIIPMSLRLAPKAGNGRPNLALAAAAGRGDGIELVSHSRPKSEIAEAYRALRTSILLSSLGAPPKVILVTSALPQEGKTTTSINTAIVLAQKGARVLLVDADLRRPGIHQKMGLKPRAGLSTLLAGSDTFENLVIPSPQLPNLFVLPAGPPPPHPAELLGSELMKNYLMQWREKFEHIIIDTPPALSVTDAVLLSVDVDSVILVIRSGQTTKEALRRARDILTQVNARIMGVVVNAVDLQSPDLHYYYYGTKYGGQYYEENPRN